CCATCTTCACCCATTCTTGGAACCTTGAATGGCATACAGAACCAGAGGCAAACTCTTTCTTCGGTACCTTCTTCCATTGACAACCAGTCCTTAATACATGCAGTATTCCATCCAATACCTTCCTGTAGGATTTGGCTGGTCTTCCAACGGTGCCAGGCTTCTTCTCTGGTGGTAACACATTCTTGAACTCCTCCCAAAGATCATCTGGAATATGCCATATGGTTGGCAGGCTTCTCCTCTTTTTCTCCATAGGCTAGATTTGGATAACTGATCTAGATCTGTTTCTGTCTAGGAAATTAGGCGAGATTGTTAATTTTAGGATAGGCTTTAAGAGATAAATCTTAAAAAATTCCTTCCATAGGTTGCACTACATTATACAAGTAAAAAAGATGTTTGTTTGCGCACTTGCATCAGTGTTGTACTGCACCACATTGAGAACAGTATTTTGCCGCCTTTGATAACTCTGCACCGCATTGGATACAAAACTTTACATCGGTTATTACTTTTACATGCTCGATATCTTTTAGAACCTTATCCTCGCCCACGAGTTCATTTATTCCTGCTAACACGCCGCTTATAATTTCGTCTTTGATGTTGAAGACTGGTTTGACTGTTTTGCCATTTGCGTCTCTGCAAGTGATCTGTAGCATCAAATCATGCTCATGCAAACCTTTCCTTCTTGATATTATCTGTGCGCTAGAGATTCTTTCAGCAGGCATCGCTATCTCCCTAGAATTAACCTTAAAGAGAACCCTGTTCTTGCCATCCCTTCGCCTTTCCAGTACGAGTTTACCGCCTTCCATTTGGGAACTCCAGTTCGGATAACCCTCTACGTAGTCACAGTCGTACTCTCTTGTATCAAGATGCTGTGCAGTTGTTGTTTGGGCGCTGCCTCTAAGAAACCTTGTCTGGTCCTTGATGTACTTCCATAAACTGCCTTCGAATTTCTTGCCAACATACAGCTTAGCCACCGTTGCAGT
This portion of the Nitrososphaerales archaeon genome encodes:
- a CDS encoding transposase, whose amino-acid sequence is MEKKRRSLPTIWHIPDDLWEEFKNVLPPEKKPGTVGRPAKSYRKVLDGILHVLRTGCQWKKVPKKEFASGSVCHSRFQEWVKM
- a CDS encoding zinc ribbon domain-containing protein — encoded protein: MAKTERFTGLNVDLERLATRIETYLQENNFEIAFSKDPTEPSSWYFIQARKAGALRTVAGARRSTDIAIRGEPNNFEVSIGTGEWGKNLLTSAPLFIVPIVGITATVAKLYVGKKFEGSLWKYIKDQTRFLRGSAQTTTAQHLDTREYDCDYVEGYPNWSSQMEGGKLVLERRRDGKNRVLFKVNSREIAMPAERISSAQIISRRKGLHEHDLMLQITCRDANGKTVKPVFNIKDEIISGVLAGINELVGEDKVLKDIEHVKVITDVKFCIQCGAELSKAAKYCSQCGAVQH